From a region of the Triticum aestivum cultivar Chinese Spring chromosome 7D, IWGSC CS RefSeq v2.1, whole genome shotgun sequence genome:
- the LOC123167299 gene encoding small polypeptide DEVIL 4-like gives MKLTGSQMRGGGLSKTLKEHRARLYIIKRCVVMLLRWHD, from the coding sequence ATGAAGCTTACCGGGAGCCAGATGAGAGGAGGAGGCTTGAGCAAGACCTTGAAGGAGCACAGGGCCAGGCTCTACATCATCAAGCGCTGCGTCGTCATGCTCCTGCGCTGGCACGACTGA